The region GTCCAAAATAATAATCTAAAATTAAGCGCTTATTATGATGATGGATTAAGTTTGGCACTTAAATGGCCATTTTCCACTGGTGCAACTCCTGTACAAGACAATTATTCAACATCTGGTTCTGGGGTTTGGGAAAGAGGTACTGATGGCGCATTTATTCGAGATAGTAGAAATCCAGGGCAAGGTCAAATTGGAAAGACAAGAACAAACCTGATGGAAAGGACAAAAGATGTTGTTAAAAACTCTGCTGAAGCCACAAAAATTGCCTTTTCTAACCAAGGATTAAGAAATACAGAAATTATAAAACAAAATGTAAAAGTTGCTGAGGTAAATAAAAATATAAAGGTTTCTAAAGTTGCTCTGCCCAAGATAAAGATAGAATTTGATTTACCGACTTATAAATGGGAGGTTCTGTCTTCCGTAGAAGATAAGTTACTCCATCCTGGCACCTTGGAAAGCCAAATAGATCGGGAAGATAAACAAACCGAAGAATTCTTAAAATCAGAAACGATAACTTGGAATCCCGGTGAAAAAAACCAATATAAAAATAAGTCAAAAGAATATTTACGATATGCAAAAGCATTGGAACTGGGGGGATTTGAAGGTATGTCAAATGCAATGTTAACAGCAGCATCGGCAATGAGGATCGAGAAAAGTGGAAACTTAAACGAAGCTCCCAATCTACCATCCTTCGATATTCCTTTTATTCCTTATCTGCCTTATGTTCCGACTGATGTTAAAAGAATTTCCGAAAGAAATCTCAACTATGCTATCATGGATGAAAAACTCGGCGATAAATGTTTATGGTTTAAAGCAGCCTCATTAGTAACAAGTGCAACTGAATTAGGCGTAATTGAATATGTGGAGGATATTAATGATAATTTAGGGGATGTATTTTCATTTAAACCTACTTTACAATTTCTTAAAGGCGGAAATGAGTTTCTTTATGTCGGAAACATTCAAAATGGTACTTCTATTATTAATGGTGAATTAACAGGTAGCTTCGTCACTCCTAATGGCAAAACTGTCATACTGGATGGATTAACAGGTAAACAGCTCGACTATGCGCTTGTTGAATTTGAGCAGTCAAAAATTCAAGAATATATCGGAATATTTAAAAATACAAATCCTAATCTAAATATGATTTCAATATTTGCCGATATAAATAGTTCAATGCAAACTAATCTGCACAGAGAAGAAATTAGATCAGCTATGTTTGTAGGATTCAATTTTGCTGACTATAATGATCGGGTAAAATTAGGACAAAGGATCATTGATATCCTATATGATAAGAAACCATAAAAGCCTCTAAATTTTACTTATATAAAAATATATTGAAGATTTAAAATCATTGGATTTATTCACAGCGAACTGAAACCTAAAAAATTGATGGTGATGCAATTATCCTCTACACTAAACCTATCCTTGAAACTTAGATCATCAAATACTAATGTTTTGCCGAATTATCCTTTGACATATCACTCTTTATCTTCTCTCGGTGCAGCGTTCCCCATTTTGATAAAGCACCAACAACTTCCTCCAACGTTTCACTATACGGAAGTAGTTCATAAGTAATAGAAACCGGGTATCCTACGGAAACCTTTTTGATAATAAATCCATTCATTTCCAGTTCCTTAAGCTCACTGGAGAGAACTCTTGCTGAGATCCCTTTCACCATTCGCTGTAGCTCTGTAAACCGATTATTACCCCTTGCCATCGCAATGATGATCATGAGTTTCCATTTTCCTCCAATGGCATACATGGCATCACTTACCGAAGCCAGTAGTTTGTGGCAATCATCGGAAAATTCCTTACTATTCTGAACAGGTTCTATCTTCTCTTTCATACTTACTACTATAATATTACTTCCTAACCTTTAGGTAACAACTAATAAATTGTTAGCAAATATACGGTAATTTTGTCAAACAAACAGGAGCTAAAAAGCAATCTTCAATTTGCAAAACAATTGATCCTGTGCTTATTAAAAATAATTTTTAAACAATAAAACAAACAGAATTATGTCATTAGAGAATTTGAAAACAAGACAGGAATTAAGGGATTTAGTAGATGCTTATGCCTATTTAGGTGATGATAAAAAGTTAGATGAACAGATGGAATTATTTACTCCAGATGCTACCTATAAAGTCTATATGAACGGGATCGAGGTGGCCAGTACAACCGGAACAGAAACATTGAAAAAGGAATTTAGCATACATGCAGCAGAGGTTAAAACCTATTTCACCTTAAATGGGCAGCATACAGTAAAAATAGATGGAAATAATGCTACAGGAATTTCTTTTTCACAGCTTAAAATGATCAGGGAAAATGAAGGGAAAGATATTGTCACAGATTACAGCGTAAAGTATGAAGACGTTTATATCAATCAAAACGGTAAATGGCTAATAAAAGAACGTATTGGACATTTTCTAATAATCGAGACTAGAACACTAAACAATTGATCGTTAAAATCAAGTAGCTAAAATGAAAACAAATAAAATCATCACTACTTCGCTGACTGTACTCGTAGGAATAATGGTTATTACAAGTGGTCTAATGAAAGCTATTCATTTGCCCTGGTCTGTCGCTGGTCTGGTTAAATTCAATTTGCCAAATTCTGCCACAGTACTTGGATTAATGGAAATGTCATTTGCTATTCTTTTTCTAATTCCAAAAACGATGCGTATCGGCTTTATCTTGCTGAGCTGCTATTTTGCAGGTGCAATGGCAACAGAATTATCCCATGACGGTTCAATGCTTAATCCTGGAATTCCTTTAGCCTTGATTTGGGTTACAACATTTTTAAAAGACCGATCCTTATTTTTGGGACCTTTGAATCGTTAAAATCGGCCTTGGAGGATGAAGTATTAATCATACTATATAACCTTAACAACAGGATCTTATATTATGTAAGATTCTGTTTTTGTATTAAACAAAATTAAATTCAGCTAATCTATTTGCAATAAAAAATCCTATCTTTATCTACCTACTAGTAGATAGATTATGACAACAAAAGAGAAAATAGTCAATACAGCAGCAGAGTTGTTATCCAACAATGGTTTTAATGCTTTCAGTTTCCATGACATTGCAAACGAAATCGGAATTAAAACTTCTTCCATACATTATTATTTCCCGACCAAATCAGACCTTATCATCGAAATAATACATTATTCTCAAAATATTCAAACTGCTTTATTTGAAACAATATCGGAGAAGAAGCCACAGGAAAAACTTTCTCTACTGATCGACTTTTATGTGGATTTAGCAGATAAAGGCCAGATGTGCCCAATTGTTTCTATTTCCTCGGATATGAACGATATAGACCCAAATATCAAATTGGAAGTAGGGAAATTTTATGATTTTCTTGCTGATTGGCTTACATCGGTAATTGTAGAAGGAATAACCAAAAATCACTTTGTAACTGCGCAAGAGCCGCAAGATAAATCCATGGAAATCTTGAACATTCTGGCCATGTTACCTATTTTATCTCGTCTGGGTAAAGGGCGCGAAAGTCTCAATAGTCTTAAGCAGTCTGTTATGGCTAATCTGGTAAATAAAGATATCTTAGATAATCAAATAAGCTTGCAAGCGCAAGAAATCAAACAACAACAGGAAACTATAGCACATCAAGCAGCGGTTATCGCAGCCCAACAGAAAATAATCAATTTATATGAGGCAAATGAAGCTTTAGAAAAGTGGGAACAACAGAAGTAATACTATGTCATATTAGATCAAATCCATAAAAAATAGTAGTATTTTCCTAAGAAAACACTACCAAGAAAACTTCTATAATTTAGCTTGTAGTCTTCGGATTCTTTGCAAACTGAGATCTGTTTAATTCTATTAGTCCTTGGTGTGTAGCCGGCCCATTGCCATTCATAAATTTAGCGATAACAAAATCTCTGATTTCTGCGGCCTTATTCTTATCTGCATCTAAAAGTGCATTGGAGAGATCTTTGACGTCGAGTTCAGTACAATATGCCGGTGTACCTGGTTGATGTCTCCAAGATTCCGATAAAGATCCTGCATCCACTACATCATATCCTGCATCATTAGCCAAACTGGATATAGATTTTTTGCTTTGTTCATCGTCACCCGAAATAGCCATAGCAATTCTGTTTTCCTCGCCTTGCTCCTTTCCACCATTAATCAACGTTTCCGCCAATAAATTATTGAAGGCTTTAATAACAGGGCGTCCTATTTTTTCAGAAACCCAAACACTTTCAACCTTTCCATTTTTTAGTTCCTCAATTTCACCATCACGAAATGGATAATAATTGGTAGTATCTACGATAACTAAATCATCATTTCCTGAAAACAAATCTCCAGATAATTCTGGAACAACCGTAGTCGGAACAGACAATATGAGTACATCAACATCTTTTGCAATATTATTGATGTCGGATGGCACAGTCCCCAACTCATTTGCACGTGCTTTCAGTTTTTGAGGATCACCTGAATTTGCAATCTTAACTTCATGACCAGCTTGTGACATTTTTTTGGCAATAGTACCTCCAATGGCACCTGTACCTATTATTCCTATTTTCATATTTATAATTTTAATATACTGTTATAATTTACTTCCAATATATGCTGTATAGATGAGCCCGGCGCAGCTTGCAAACCTAAGAAGGAAGATATTTTTACAATTGAACTAATTCTTGCGTTAAGCATTGAAGAATTATCGTTTTCATTCACAGAAAGTTTTCATCTGCATTTATAGCCAACTGATCTTTATTTGCGAACTTGCGTGCGATACCAGCATAATTCTTTGGCCAACATACCTAAATGTATTATTCTACCCCGATTTTTCGTTGTGCCAAACATATAACGCCACTTTTACAGTATAGGTAGCTATTATTGTTATTTTAAAAAATCCTCTTCTACCATAGCATTATTTAAAAATATCCCAGTATTATTCCCTGTTGATACAGCATAGGATACAGCGCGAAGAGGATTGGTATTGTCCCCACAGGCGTATATGTTATCCACTGTAGTTTTCTGAAATGAATCAACCTTGATAAGTCCTTGCTCTGTCAATTCACAGCCCAATAATTCCGGGATTTTACAATGTTGTTCAAATGGAGGTCTTGAATAGATAACTTCTAACCCAAAAGTCGAATTGTCTGAAAATATGATTTCTTCAACGACTCCGTTTTTGTGTTTCAATGAGGTAATTTCCTTTTCAACTATTGAAATATTATGCCTTTTGATTTCATCCGTCTGTTCTTGTGTTAATTCCGACTTTCCATTGGTAAATATCGTTACATCTTTTGTCCAGTTATGGATAAGTCGAGCTAAATGAAATGCACCATATCCATTTGCAAAAATTCCTGTTTTTTGATCCTTTACTTCATATCCGTGACAATATGGACAATGAAGCACTGAAATACCCCAACATTCAGAAAACCCTTTGATATTTAGCATGGTATCTTTTAAGCCAGTTGCAAAAACCAATTTTTTAGCTGAGAGCAATTTTCCAGATTGAGTTGAAACCTCAAATCCTTTTTCAGTTTTAGATACACTAGCGGCACTATCATTTATAAATTTTACGGTGTCGTATTTTAATACTTCCTTTTTTGCCCTTTCTGCAATAACGTTTGGCTTTTCGCCATCTTGGGTAATGAAGTTATGTGAATGAGGTGTTTGTCGGTTACAAGGCAAATCACTGTCAATGATTAGAACACTTCTTAAAGCACGTCCCAAAGCCATAGCTGCCGAAAGTCCTGCATAGCTTCCACCAACTATAATTACGTCAAAATTTTTATTATCTGTCATTTCATTAAAATTTAAAAATGATGTTAGTGTTAAAGGTAAAGCTAAAGCCGATAAAGCAATCCCACCCTGTTTGATTAGTTCTCGTCTTGATATTTTTTTCGTTTCAATAAGCACGCCCTGTGAGGCAATCCCATCGTAAATATTATGTTTCAGTAATTCTGATAATTTAATAAGTTTTTCAGTATCGATGGACGGGCTGTCATACATCTTCTTTAATTGATCCTCGCTAACACCAATATAGGTTGCATTATACTTTTCCGCCAGACCGCTTTCATTTACCTGCCCCTTTATTAAGTTACCTGAATGGCGTGAACTGATATGATATTTATATTTTGGTCTGCCTGTTTCCATACATGTACTTTAAATGATCTAAGATTATTTTCTATAAATAACAGTCACTAAACATCGTTCAAATGTATTAAAAATTTAGATCCAAACAAAATTTGGAATTAAAAGTTGAAAATCATTATGGAATCATATTTAACTACCTCAATTAAAGGTTTTTAATAAATAAATTCATCAATAGATTTGTCATAAATAATAAATTTTTACAATATTTTTTGGTTTATTAAACAGTGTTCAATAAATTTGCAGCATCAATAATTTAAATTTTTTATAAAATGAAAAAAGCATTAGTAACCGGAGCCAGTGGAGGTATTGGCAAGGAGGTTGCAAAACGGCTGGCAGCAAAGGGATATCATCTGACCCTGGTCGCACGCAACGAAGAAAAGTTAGGTTCCCTACAAGAGTCTTTAGGACGGGACCGTCATCAGATCCTGCCCCTTGATCTAACAAACAAAGAAGACATAGTCTATCTCAGTAAGCATTTAACAGAAAATAAGTATGACCTCTTGATCAATAATGCAGGTACAGGTACTTATGGTAAATTCGTTGAAATTCCATTAGAAGATCAGCTCGAAACGATGACACTCAATATGGAAACGCTTGTTTCCCTCTCCTATGCATTTTTAAAGCATGCAAAATCTGGCGATGCATTGATCAATATAGCTTCGCTCCTAGCACATTCATCATTACCAGGAGGAGCTGTGTACGCCGCAACAAAAAGTTTTGTAGCCAATTTCTCTGAATCGCTGTGGTACGAATTTAAAAATAAGGGTATATTTGTTGCAGGCTTCAATCCAGGGGCTGCGGACTCGGATTTCCACCACAATGCAGGAAGGGAAACCAGTGCATTTCCTAAATTTGTTGTCTCTTCGGTAGCACAAGTGGCTGAGGAACTAATAAATGCATTAAATAATCGAAGCAAACCAAGAATTGTTCAGGGGTTTAAAAACAGAATGATGCTCTTTGGTTTCAGATTACTCAGTAGGAAAGCCGCAGTTAATATTATGGGTAAAATAAGTCCCGGAATTCCCCATTCATAGAAGGATTCCAAACAAAAATTTTTAACGATTCATAGTGATCATAAAATGAGTATAGCAGAAAGAAAACAGGAAGAAAAACAGGAAATGCATCAACGAATCCTTAACGGGGCACGAAAGGTATTTCTTGAAAAAGGCTATGAAAAAGCAAGTATGCGCAATATTGCCAATGAAATCAATTATAGTCCAGGCACAATCTATTTTCATTTTAAAGATAAAAGCGAAATTTTTCAGGAACTTCACAATGAGGGCTTCACATTACTGGTAGACCAACTAAAAGTACTGACCAGTGTCGCAGATCCATTTGAACGCCTGAAGGCGACTGGCCGTGTATACATTAAATTTGCACAGGAGAACAAAGATTATTATAATCTTATGTTTATGGTAAATGAAACCGTGGAAGCCCCTACCGAAGGTAAGTTCCAAATAGCACAGGAAGCCATCAATCATCTACATGCTGTGATATCTGAATGCCAGAAACAGGGAAGATTTAAAGATATGGACACCGACTATTTTACATTTATGATTATTTCTGC is a window of Candidatus Chryseobacterium colombiense DNA encoding:
- a CDS encoding helix-turn-helix domain-containing protein, translating into MKEKIEPVQNSKEFSDDCHKLLASVSDAMYAIGGKWKLMIIIAMARGNNRFTELQRMVKGISARVLSSELKELEMNGFIIKKVSVGYPVSITYELLPYSETLEEVVGALSKWGTLHREKIKSDMSKDNSAKH
- a CDS encoding nuclear transport factor 2 family protein; amino-acid sequence: MSLENLKTRQELRDLVDAYAYLGDDKKLDEQMELFTPDATYKVYMNGIEVASTTGTETLKKEFSIHAAEVKTYFTLNGQHTVKIDGNNATGISFSQLKMIRENEGKDIVTDYSVKYEDVYINQNGKWLIKERIGHFLIIETRTLNN
- a CDS encoding DoxX family protein produces the protein MKTNKIITTSLTVLVGIMVITSGLMKAIHLPWSVAGLVKFNLPNSATVLGLMEMSFAILFLIPKTMRIGFILLSCYFAGAMATELSHDGSMLNPGIPLALIWVTTFLKDRSLFLGPLNR
- a CDS encoding TetR/AcrR family transcriptional regulator — translated: MTTKEKIVNTAAELLSNNGFNAFSFHDIANEIGIKTSSIHYYFPTKSDLIIEIIHYSQNIQTALFETISEKKPQEKLSLLIDFYVDLADKGQMCPIVSISSDMNDIDPNIKLEVGKFYDFLADWLTSVIVEGITKNHFVTAQEPQDKSMEILNILAMLPILSRLGKGRESLNSLKQSVMANLVNKDILDNQISLQAQEIKQQQETIAHQAAVIAAQQKIINLYEANEALEKWEQQK
- a CDS encoding NAD(P)-binding domain-containing protein, with translation MKIGIIGTGAIGGTIAKKMSQAGHEVKIANSGDPQKLKARANELGTVPSDINNIAKDVDVLILSVPTTVVPELSGDLFSGNDDLVIVDTTNYYPFRDGEIEELKNGKVESVWVSEKIGRPVIKAFNNLLAETLINGGKEQGEENRIAMAISGDDEQSKKSISSLANDAGYDVVDAGSLSESWRHQPGTPAYCTELDVKDLSNALLDADKNKAAEIRDFVIAKFMNGNGPATHQGLIELNRSQFAKNPKTTS
- a CDS encoding NAD(P)/FAD-dependent oxidoreductase, producing the protein MTDNKNFDVIIVGGSYAGLSAAMALGRALRSVLIIDSDLPCNRQTPHSHNFITQDGEKPNVIAERAKKEVLKYDTVKFINDSAASVSKTEKGFEVSTQSGKLLSAKKLVFATGLKDTMLNIKGFSECWGISVLHCPYCHGYEVKDQKTGIFANGYGAFHLARLIHNWTKDVTIFTNGKSELTQEQTDEIKRHNISIVEKEITSLKHKNGVVEEIIFSDNSTFGLEVIYSRPPFEQHCKIPELLGCELTEQGLIKVDSFQKTTVDNIYACGDNTNPLRAVSYAVSTGNNTGIFLNNAMVEEDFLK
- a CDS encoding SDR family NAD(P)-dependent oxidoreductase yields the protein MKKALVTGASGGIGKEVAKRLAAKGYHLTLVARNEEKLGSLQESLGRDRHQILPLDLTNKEDIVYLSKHLTENKYDLLINNAGTGTYGKFVEIPLEDQLETMTLNMETLVSLSYAFLKHAKSGDALINIASLLAHSSLPGGAVYAATKSFVANFSESLWYEFKNKGIFVAGFNPGAADSDFHHNAGRETSAFPKFVVSSVAQVAEELINALNNRSKPRIVQGFKNRMMLFGFRLLSRKAAVNIMGKISPGIPHS
- a CDS encoding TetR/AcrR family transcriptional regulator — encoded protein: MSIAERKQEEKQEMHQRILNGARKVFLEKGYEKASMRNIANEINYSPGTIYFHFKDKSEIFQELHNEGFTLLVDQLKVLTSVADPFERLKATGRVYIKFAQENKDYYNLMFMVNETVEAPTEGKFQIAQEAINHLHAVISECQKQGRFKDMDTDYFTFMIISAMHGICALFCKDRMANFVDKTDDELMENGYECFVALLEKG